A region from the Pochonia chlamydosporia 170 chromosome Unknown PCv3seq00013, whole genome shotgun sequence genome encodes:
- a CDS encoding retrovirus polyprotein (similar to Talaromyces marneffei ATCC 18224 XP_002143142.1): MDIKGHKEKILFYVTKLGKYDIILGKPWLTDHNPNVNWSTNIVTFNSNHCRQYCMEKGQYQLAVSGAPTLPIPTTATIHPRPSIPRRIGAPAFHTLANKHDVDVFSLSLYEIDKRLAELGVITNVSTFAEPKADRFDAALTDVQKMNRELQSHDKIIPPNPRDQQTQELQASRKLAADMYLSGASLEDIHKALEPKTFINPATKVPEHYHEFLKVFDQTEADKLPPHRHCDHEIELQPGTTPPHGPLYGMSEDELVVLRKFLQENLDKGFIRASTSPAASPVLFAKKPGGGLRFCVDYRALNAITIKNRYPLPLIQETLSQLSQAKYFTKLDVVAAFNRIRIKEGQEWMTAFNTRYGLFESLVMPFGLSNAPATFQARINEVLRPFLDRYCTAYIDDILIYSNDLASHRLHVKSVLQALEAAGLQLDVKKCEFETTEVKYLGMIISTTGVRMDPAKVDCLVNWEAPINVKDVQAFLGFSNFYRRFIKGFSRIVRPLVALTRKLVKWNWTSSCQEAFDTLKESFTSAPILKHFDPTKEVIVECDASDFVSSGILSQEDDRGVLHPVAFMSKKYDPAECNYEIYDKELLAIVRCFECWRPELQGAHHPITVITDHANLRYFMTTKQLSRRQVRWSEFLSEFQFAIKSVPGKDNRKPDSLTRRSQDLPKDENDDRIQYQQQSLLKPHNIDSSVQEELKIDPELSELFANLSWDQEIALCPAILDEVEPEPINHKITRLLDKGYEEDEWWMKIRDEMLKPHGIPHSKEVSLSECTINEGRLYFRERLYVPEGELRTLLTQLAHDSVESGHPGKNKLYELISRSYWWPRLSTDTKEFTRNCHGCLRNKSSQLRYQGTLKPLPIPLQRWRDLSVDFIGPFQPTSRGFNAIMVVVDRLSKDRHFTPCRTDMKAHDLAMLFVRDVWKLHGLPDSIVSDRGPLFISEFWKAVCHRLQTNISLSTAYHPETDGQTENANSFLEQYLRQYVSFAQDDWDEWLPLAEFAARNVVNDSTGMSPFFANTGYHPRMSFGPPRAMSKAVSKDLAERSNEGNNFVAKMEEITDLLRTNLRSAQASQEKFANANRSPAPAYRVGDLVLLSTRNINSARPIPKLDHKFIGPFRIERVLSSHTYQLKLPHELSSIHNSFHTNLLRPLPNDPLPGQYNPPPPPIALDERGEKLWAIEEILDSRRKKGKGFQYYILWRGFGHREATWEPLHNVVNAHIAIKEFEKRHRSKPRPTRQEVRNARHQAKQDVKNSETRE; encoded by the coding sequence ATGGACATTAAAGGACACAAAGAAAAGATTCTATTTTACGTAACGAAGCTCGGAAAGTACGATATCATTCTCGGAAAACCCTGGCTAACAGACCACAACCCAAACGTCAATTGGAGTACGAATATAGTTACTTTCAACTCCAATCATTGCCGCCAATACTGCATGGAGAAGGGACAATACCAACTAGCAGTCTCAGGAGCTCCCACTTTGCCAATCccaacaacggcaaccaTACATCCACGTCCATCAATCCCTCGAAGGATCGGCGCACCCGCATTCCACAcgctggccaacaagcacGACGTCGACGTATTCTCACTATCTCTTTATGAGATCGATAAAAGACTAGCCGAACTTGGTGTTATCACAAACGTCTCCACGTTCGCAGAACCGAAGGCAGACCGATTCGACGCCGCACTTACGGACGTGCAAAAGATGAACCGAGAACTCCAGTCGCATGATAAAATAATACCTCCCAACCCCAGGGACCAACAAACCCAGGAACTCCAAGCTTCTCGGAAACTAGCAGCAGACATGTACCTTTCAGGGGCATCACTCGAGGATATTCACAAAGCACTCGAACCCAAGACTTTCATCAACCCCGCAACAAAAGTACCTGAACACTACCATGAATTCCTCAAAGTattcgaccagacagagGCAGATAAACTTCCCCCGCACCGACACTGCGACCACGAAATCGAACTTCAACCTGGCACAACCCCACCCCATGGACCTCTGTACGGCATGTCCGAAGACGAACTCGTCGTCCTCCGGAAATTCCTTCAAGAAAACCTCGACAAGGGCTTTATACGTGCCAGTACGTCACCAGCCGCCTCGCCAGTGCTATTTGCGAAGAAACCCGGAGGCGGCCTCCGTTTTTGCGTCGACTACCGGGCACTCAATGCCATAACCATCAAGAACCGATATCCACTGCCATTAATTCAGGAGACTCTTTCGCAACTaagccaagccaaatatTTCACCAAACTTGATGTCGTCGCAGCATTTAACCGAATACGCATCAAGGAGGGCCAAGAGTGGATGACAGCGTTCAACACAAGATATGGACTCTTcgagagtctggtgatgccgttcGGACTATCAAACGCCCCAGCTACCTTCCAAGCCAGGATCAACGAAGTATTACGCCCATTCCTGGACAGATATTGCACAGCCTATATCGACGACATTCTCATCTACTCAAACGACCTCGCCTCTCACAGACTCCACGTCAAATCAGTGCTCCAGGCGCTTGAAGCCGCGGGCTTGCAACTCGACGTCAAGAAGTGTGAATTCGAGACTACCGAAGTGAAATATCTGGGCAtgatcatctcaaccacgGGAGTACGAATGGACCCAGCGAAAGTCGACTGTCTCGTCAACTGGGAAGCGCCCATCAATGTAAAAGACGTCCAAGCCTTCTTAGGATTCTCGAATTTCTACAGACGATTCATCAAAGGATTCTCACGCATCGTACGACCACTGGTTGCCCTGACACGGAAGTTAGTCAAATGGAATTGGACCTCATCTTGCCAAGAGGCGTTCGACACGCTCAAAGAAAGCTTCACCTCGGCCCCGATCCTCAAACACTTCGACCCCACAAAAGAAGTCATTGTCGAATGCGATGCATCCGATTTCGTGTCTTCAGGCATCCTCTCCCAGGAAGACGATCGGGGGGTACTGCATCCAGTGGCCTTCATGTCTAAAAAATACGACCCCGCTGAATGTAACTACGAGATCTACGACAAAGAACTTTTGGCAATTGTACGCTGCTTCGAATGCTGGAGACCGGAACTCCAAGGCGCGCACCACCCGATCACAGTGATCACCGACCATGCCAATCTTCGATACTTCATGACAACTAAGCAACTTTCAAGACGCCAAGTCAGGTGGAGTGAATTCCTATCAGAGTTTCAATTTGCTATTAAGTCGGTACCAGGGAAAGATAACAGAAAACCCGACTCACTCACAAGGAGATCACAAGACTTGCCAAAagatgaaaatgacgaccGCATCCAATACCAACAACAATCACTGCTAAAACCGCACAACATTGACTCCTCCGTACAAGAAGAACTGAAGATTGACCCTGAGCTCTCAGAACTCTTCGCAAACTTGTCCTGGGACCAGGAAATTGCACTATGCCCGGCCATTCTAGACGAAGTTGAACCAGAACCAATCAACCACAAAATCACAAGGCTGCTAGACAAAGGTTATGAAGAGGATGAATGGTGGATGAAAATTAGGGACGAGATGCTCAAACCCCACGGCATCCCCCACTCAAAGGAAGTCTCCCTATCTGAATGCACGATAAATGAAGGCCGACTGTACTTCCGAGAGAGATTGTACGTCCCAGAAGGCGAACTACGAACCCTTCTCACCCAACTCGCTCACGACAGCGTTGAGTCAGGCCACCCCGGGAAGAACAAGCTATACGAACTCATCTCACGCTCCTACTGGTGGCCGAGGCTCAGCACTGATACAAAAGAATTCACACGCAATTGCCACGGCTGCCTGAGAAACAAGTCCTCCCAACTGCGTTACCAGGGAACACTGAAGCCTCTCCCAATCCCACTGCAAAGATGGAGAGACCTGTCTGTCGACTTCATCGGCCCGtttcaaccaacttcccGCGGATTTAACGCGATCATGGTCGTAGTCGATAGGCTGTCAAAGGACAGACATTTCACGCCCTGCAGGACCGACATGAAAGCACACGACTTAGCCATGCTCTTCGTGCGAGATGTATGGAAACTCCACGGTCTACCAGATTCAATTGTGTCCGATCGAGGACCACTGTTCATTTCGGAGTTCTGGAAGGCAGTCTGCCACCGATTACAGACCAACATCAGCCTTTCTACAGCATACCACCCGGAAACCGACGGCCAAACCGAGAACGCTAACTCATTCCTCGAACAATACCTTCGCCAATATGTCAGCTTCGCCCAAGACGACTGGGATGAGTGGCTCCCACTGGCTGAATTCGCAGCCCGtaatgtcgtcaacgactCAACTGGCATGTCCCCCTTTTTCGCGAACACGGGCTACCACCCTCGAATGAGCTTCGGCCCTCCTCGAGCGATGTCGAAAGCAGTATCCAAGGACCTGGCAGAACGCAGCAACGAGGGCAATAACTTCGTCgcgaagatggaggagatcACCGATCTACTCCGGACGAACCTGCGTTCAGCCCAAGCCTCACAAGAAAAATTCGCCAATGCAAACAGATCACCGGCGCCAGCCTATCGAGTCGGAGATCTGGTCCTGCTAAGCACGCGTAACATCAATTCAGCCAGACCCATCCCAAAACTCGATCACAAGTTCATTGGCCCTTTTCGAATAGAGCGCGTGCTCAGCTCTCACACCTACCAGCTCAAATTGCCACACGAATTAAGCTCAATTCACAACTCATTCCATACCAACCTCCTGCGACCATTACCAAACGACCCACTCCCCGGCCAGTACaacccgccgccgccgccaataGCACTGGACGAAAGAGGGGAGAAGCTCTGGGCGATTGAAGAAATACTGGACTCGAGACGCAAAAAAGGGAAAGGTTTTCAGTACTATATACTATGGAGAGGCTTTGGTCATAGGGAAGCCACATGGGAACCATtgcacaatgtcgtcaacgcaCACATCGCAATaaaagagtttgagaaacGCCACAGAAGCAAACCCAGACCCACGAGGCAAGAGGTGCGAAATGCCCGACACCAAGCGAAGCAAGATGTCAAAAATTCAGAAACGAGGGAGTAA